A stretch of DNA from Staphylococcus sp. KG4-3:
ATGCGTTAACTAATGCAGTAGGTGTACTTAAAGAAGAAATGAGACGTTTGGATTCATTGATTATTCGTGCTGCAGATAAAGCAAGGGTACCAGCAGGAGGTGCTTTAGCGGTCGATCGTCATGATTTTGCAGGTTATGTTACAGAAACATTAAAAGAACATCCAAATATAACAGTATTAAATGAAGAAATTAATAGCATACCAGAAGGGTATACTATTATTGCTACTGGACCTTTAACAACAGATAAATTGGCAAATGAAATTGTCGAAGCCACTGGTAAGGATCAATTATATTTTTATGATGCAGCAGCGCCTATCGTTGAAAAGGATAGTATAGATTTAGACAAAGCATACCTAAAATCACGTTATGACAAAGGTGAAGCAGCCTATTTAAATTGCCCTATGACTGAAGAAGAGTTTAATACATTTTATGATGCTTTAATGGAAGCAGAAGTTGCTCCAGTCAATGAATTTGAAAAAGAAAAATACTTTGAAGGTTGTATGCCTTTTGAAGTTATGGCTGAGCGCGGCCGAAAAACTTTACTGTTCGGTCCAATGAAACCAGTAGGACTCGAAGATCCAAAGACTGGGAAAAGACCATATGCTGTTGTTCAATTGCGTCAAGATGATGCGGCAGGCACTCTATATAATATTGTTGGATTCCAAACACATTTAAAATGGGGTGCACAAAAAGACGTTATTCGCCTTATACCAGGCTTAGAGAACGTTGAAATTGTAAGATATGGCGTCATGCATCGTAATACCTTTATCAATTCTCCTGATGTTTTAACGGAAACGTATGAATTGAAAGGGAGAGAAGAACTATATTTTGCAGGTCAAATGACAGGCGTAGAAGGTTATGTAGAAAGTGCAGCGAGTGGACTCGTAGCTGGTATAAATGTTGCACATAAAATTCAAAACAAAGGTGAGGTTATTTTCCCTAGAGAAACAATGATTGGAAGTATGGCATATTATATTTCACATGCTAAAAATGAAAAGAACTTCCAACCGATGAATGCCAACTTTGGGCTTTTACCTACTTTGGAAAATAGAATTAAAGACAAAAAGTTACGTTATGAAACATTAGCAAATCGTGCATTGGACTATTTAGATAACTATAAAAAAACGCTTTAAAAACATCGCATTTAACAAACAAATTCGAAAATTTTGAAAGTTTTACTCAATTTAATAGTTTTTTTTCGCAGACTCCTCTTTCAATATGCTACAATTCATATTGATGGAGGGGTTTTTAATGGAAAAAATCCAACAAGCATATTTATATATGTTGAAAGTGGAGAAACATTTTTCAGAACATACATTGAAATCATATCACGATGATTTAGAGCAGTTTAATGATTTCTTATCACAAGAACATCTTGTATTAGCTACATTCGAGTACAAAGATGCTAGAAATTATTTAAGTTACTTATACTCAAAAAACTTGAAAAGAACATCAGTTTCTCGTAAAATTTCTACGCTGAGAAGTTTTTACGAATATTGGATGACGCAAGATGAACAAGTAGTTAATCCATTCATACAATTAGTACATCCTAAGAAAGAACAATATTTACCTCACTTTTTTTATGAAGAAGAAATGAAAGCCTTATTTGATACTGTTGAAAGTGATGCTAAAAAAGGTTTGAGAGACAGAGTTATTTTAGAATTACTTTATGCAACTGGAATTAGGGTTTCTGAATTGGTTAATATAAAAGAACAAGATGTAGATATGTATGCACCAGGAGTAAAAGTATTGGGTAAGGGTGGTAAGGAACGTTTTATACCCTTTGGTGAATTTTGCAAGCAAAGCATTGAACGTTACTTAACACAATTTAAACCTAAAACAATTAGTGATCATGCGTATTTATTAGTCAACATGAAGGGAGAACCTATTACAGAACGTGGTGTACGTTATGTATTAAATGATGTTGTAAAACGTACTGCAGGCGTGACTGAAATCCATCCTCATAAATTAAGGCATACGTTTGCAACACATATGTTAAATCAAGGCGCTGATTTACGAACAGTACAATCACTATTGGGTCATGTTAATTTGTCTACAACAGGCCGATATACACATGTAACAAATGAGCAATTAAGGAAAGTTTATTTAAATGCACATCCACGTGCAAAAAAGGAGAATTAGTTTATGAGTACATCTATCCATGCAACAACTATATTTGCAGTACAACACAATGGTCATTCGGCAATGGCTGGTGATGGTCAAGTTACTCTTGGAGAGCAAGTC
This window harbors:
- the trmFO gene encoding FADH(2)-oxidizing methylenetetrahydrofolate--tRNA-(uracil(54)-C(5))-methyltransferase TrmFO — encoded protein: MTQVVNVVGAGLAGSEAAYQLAQRGIKVNLIEMRPVKQTPAHHTDKFAELVCSNSLRGNALTNAVGVLKEEMRRLDSLIIRAADKARVPAGGALAVDRHDFAGYVTETLKEHPNITVLNEEINSIPEGYTIIATGPLTTDKLANEIVEATGKDQLYFYDAAAPIVEKDSIDLDKAYLKSRYDKGEAAYLNCPMTEEEFNTFYDALMEAEVAPVNEFEKEKYFEGCMPFEVMAERGRKTLLFGPMKPVGLEDPKTGKRPYAVVQLRQDDAAGTLYNIVGFQTHLKWGAQKDVIRLIPGLENVEIVRYGVMHRNTFINSPDVLTETYELKGREELYFAGQMTGVEGYVESAASGLVAGINVAHKIQNKGEVIFPRETMIGSMAYYISHAKNEKNFQPMNANFGLLPTLENRIKDKKLRYETLANRALDYLDNYKKTL
- the xerC gene encoding tyrosine recombinase XerC encodes the protein MEKIQQAYLYMLKVEKHFSEHTLKSYHDDLEQFNDFLSQEHLVLATFEYKDARNYLSYLYSKNLKRTSVSRKISTLRSFYEYWMTQDEQVVNPFIQLVHPKKEQYLPHFFYEEEMKALFDTVESDAKKGLRDRVILELLYATGIRVSELVNIKEQDVDMYAPGVKVLGKGGKERFIPFGEFCKQSIERYLTQFKPKTISDHAYLLVNMKGEPITERGVRYVLNDVVKRTAGVTEIHPHKLRHTFATHMLNQGADLRTVQSLLGHVNLSTTGRYTHVTNEQLRKVYLNAHPRAKKEN